The proteins below come from a single Pieris brassicae chromosome 1, ilPieBrab1.1, whole genome shotgun sequence genomic window:
- the LOC123707591 gene encoding uncharacterized protein LOC123707591 has product MEGATPDIPRRTRAALAEIPARMDRLRMTPLQAITVNTREVSPGLPTGYLSPAPSPDEQLIQQRGRKRAPVNWSPDIDTKRNSTFHSAVRTPPREGSSRSSPPKLGVTLRSTPRKRLLLDEERVPITPEKIDFSDLSTPQKFKITSPVKSTPPIKRCRLEKLLDPDYKGPIDTPLKGLSPTQLINIIKKIAHKHPELDEEIRSEMPLPDLSPLEERLNYLKSNIFKSLPTSRLTSKTDSPAFSRVATHLAAFKKCLVDQGKTLIESQHWESVLQYVFLAWSYVRATPVWDNQPHNVQRKQCFRALSNFCMTALKKGVFTSDVLINLQDKLQSMEADSEDVKSSVKYVESLLHDI; this is encoded by the exons ATGGAGGGGGCCACCCCCGACATTCCTCGTCGGACGCGTGCTGCTCTCGCTGAAATCCCTGCTCGCATGGATCGTCTTCGGATGACTCCTCTTCAAGCCATCACTGTAAACACCAGGGAGGTGTCACCTGGCCTACCTACGGGGTACTTGAGTCCAGCACCATCTCCTGATGAACAACTCATACAACAAAGAG GTAGAAAGCGTGCTCCAGTAAACTGGTCCCCCGACATTGACACAAAGCGCAACTCCACTTTTCATTCAGCGGTTCGTACGCCTCCAAGAGAGGGCTCCAGTCGCAGTTCTCCCCCGAAACTCGGTGTGACATTACGTTCAACCCCTCGTAAGCGTTTATTACTGGACGAAGAACGCGTTCCTATAACTCCCGAGAAAATAGACTTCAGTGACCTAAGTACGCCGCAAAAGTTCAAAATCACCTCCCCAGTCAAATCTACTCCACCAATAAAACGCTGCCGTCTTGAGAAACTTCTCGATCCCGATTACAAAGGTCCGATTGATACACCCCTTAAAGGCCTCAGTCCCACCCAATTGATTAacattatcaaaaaaattgCCCACAAACATCCCGAGCTCGACGAGGAGATTCGGAGTGAGATGCCGCTTCCCGATCTCTCGCCGTTAGAAGAAAGACTGAACTATTTGAAATCAAACATATTTAAGAGTCTCCCAACATCGAGACTGACTTCTAAAACTGATTCACCAGCGTTTTCTAGGGTCGCAACGCATCTTGCcgcgttcaaaaagtgtttggTCGACCAGGGGAAAACGTTGATAGAGTCCCAGCATTGGGAATCTGTTCTTCAATATGTCTTTTTAGCGTGGAGCTATGTCAGGGCCACCCCGGTGTGGGACAATCAGCCACACAATGTTCAAAGGAAGCAGTGCTTTAGGGCTTTGTCAAACTTTTGTATGACGGCCCTAAAGAAGGGTGTCTTCACGTCTGATGTACTAATCAATCTTCAGGACAAATTGCAGTCCATGGAGGCTGACAGCGAGGACGTTAAGTCGAGTGTTAAGTATGTTGAAAGTTTACTTCATGATATATAA
- the LOC123707584 gene encoding uncharacterized protein LOC123707584: protein MLNHCNMERLSHDLNLALEESNCGRQERRKLGFRRRTRSAGNLPAAVTVSLVDDGSSSSPPQAPVITQPLSDSDDAHVNIHTSIKSRHYCQIGNFESDSFNENFSPSRPANTRRKRKLKKMPVDYVDGKHSPPIEILSILAEPSILVPSAINHKTAGLSPLTHVSKYKPERNAFCGKRKWSHRDKGDACEMRERSFSGGCSSKSIYFKNDIKSKKHDLEKKRKESVLQPGKIILKPQTSNDSTPSPFTNTSLSPGSSSFNFVYKNSSKNGTPTLTKMTGYTIATDLPPFFSPSYSNNNMNEKYNRKMKLLSKYSPNSFRKPLQFEDIGGMDCGNESSSLSSSDSDGAGNGDSDGEGDDELTDWPGIEELKVFNKSLTFKSSKSVNNNCTKSISNMPPPKRLKKENSQTKSLWTSKNRCKKKRAKVDSGNDEDALMSDTKTIVDVNEEDDKDNVVLQSSFATFSDIKNAGPSGQNADKTFFQSFQTYQKKIDGKEEFVTTPRTNFTLQKTSSSDLNLSEKSPQSDHYCSENSLNLGINEVREIRAGCRRIREERPGLLILSAANEQLSRFLQDSCQAELKLPNLQDPGEKEKLESLAKLYSLELQVELGRPVLRKTSNTMQAVRVEHSYHNFPSDHKRRCYGDDVDSSDHSANSNDLGDTKPKEDTSEITQISDAFSDTLIDKNLLRHPGDLD, encoded by the exons atgttgaaCCATTGTAACATGGAACGATTATCACATGACTTAAATCTGGCGTTAGAGGAAAGTAACTGCGGTAGGCAAGAACGTAGAAAGCTGGGATTTCGGCGGAGAACCAGATCTGCAGGAAACTTGC CTGCCGCAGTAACTGTAAGCTTAGTTGATGATGGCAGTTCTAGTAGTCCACCTCAGGCACCTGTTATCACACAACCTCTTTCTGACTCTGATGACGCCCATGTTAATATACATACTTCAATTAAATCCCGTCATTACTGCCAAATTGGCAATTTCGAGTCTGACTCATTTAATGAGAACTTCTCTCCAAGTCGACCAGCAAATACAAGACGGAAGCGTAAACTGAAAAAGATGCCAGTGGACTATGTAGATGGTAAACATTCACCACCCATTGAAATACTGAGCATCTTAGCAGAG CCAAGTATATTAGTACCTTCAGctataaatcataaaacagCAGGGCTTTCACCACTTACCcatgtttcaaaatataaaccgGAGAG AAATGCTTTTTGTGGTAAAAGAAAATGGTCTCATAGAGATAAAGGTGATGCTTGTGAAATGCGTGAGAGATCATTCAGTGGGGGATGTTCATCAAAgtctatttatttcaaaaatgatATCAAATCAAAAAAGCATGATTTGGAGAAAAAGAGGAAAGAGTCAGTGCTGCAACCAGGAAAGATAATTCTCAAACCGCAGACATCTAATGATTCAACACCATCTCCCTTTACAAACACATCTTTATCACCTGGCAGTTCAAGTTTTAACTTTGTCTACAAAAATTCATCCAAAAATGGTACACCTACGCTAACAAAAATGACTGGATATACCATAGCAACAGACTTACCTCCTTTCTTTAGTCCGTCATATTCCAACAACaatatgaatgaaaaatataacaggAAAATGAAACTGTTAAGCAAATATTCTCCTAATTCTTTTCGTAAGCCCTTGCAATTCGAAGACATTGGTGGAATGGATTGTGGAAATGAAAGTAGCTCTCTAAGCAGCAGTGATTCTGACGGAGCAGGTAATGGAGACAGTGATGGAGAAGGTGATGATGAACTGACAGATTGGCCTGGGATAGAAGAActcaaagtttttaataaaagtctgACATTTAAATCTTCAAAATCAGTTAATAATAACTGCACAAAATCTATTAGCAACATGCCACCTCccaaacgtttaaaaaaagaaaactcaCAAACGAAAAGCCTATGGACCTCAAAGAACAGATGTAAAAAGAAGAGGGCAAAGGTTGACTCTGGTAATGATGAAGATGCTCTGATGTCAGACACTAAAACAATTGTGGATGTAAATGAAGAGGATGATAAAGATAACGTCGTACTGCAATCATCGTTTGCAACATTTAGTGATATCAAAAATGCTGGTCCTTCGGGACAGAATGCTGATAAGACGTTTTTTCAGTCCTTTCAAACGtatcagaaaaaaattgacGGAAAGGAAGAATTTGTTACGACGCCGCgcacaaattttacattacagAAAACGTCGTCGAGCGATCTTAACTTGAGCGAAAAATCGCCTCAAAGTGATCACTACTGTAGTGAGAATTCCCTAAACTTAGGTATAAATGAAGTGAGGGAAATAAGGGCTGGCTGTAGGCGAATACGCGAAGAAAGGCCTGGCCTCTTGATATTGAGTGCGGCAAATGAGCAGTTATCAAGATTCTTACAAGACTCCTGTCAGGCCGAGTTGAAACTTCCAAATTTGCAAGATCCAGGAGAAAAGGAAAAGCTAGAGTCACTGGCAAAGCTTTATTCGTTGGAGCTGCAAGTGGAGTTGGGGAGACCCGTACTAAGGAAAACCAG taaCACAATGCAAGCCGTACGAGTGGAGCATTCCTACCACAACTTCCCTTCGGACCACAAACGCCGTTGCTATGGTGACGACGTGGACTCGAGCGATCACTCCGCCAACTCCAACGATCTCGGAGACACGAAACCTAAAGAAGATACGAGCGAAATAACACAGATAAGTGACGCCTTCAGCGATACCCTGATTGACAAGAATCTGTTGCGTCATCCAGGGGATTTGGATTAA